Genomic window (Marinifilum sp. JC120):
TCGCGTCTTCAGCCTTTGCGGGCTCTTCGAAAGTGACAGCAGGCTTCTTTTCTATAGGAGTGATGATGGTGTCACCTTCAAGCATGACGGACTCATCAGCAATCCTGTTGCCGGAGAGGTAGTTATAAGAGAGAGAAGTTACCAGAAAGATTGCTGCCAGAAATGCAGTGATCTTAGCAAGAACTCCGCCTGCTCCGGTGCTACCGAAAACAGAACCACTTCCTCCGCCGAAGATTACGCCCATGTCTTCTTTACCGCTCTGTAAAAGAACGAAAACGATCAGAAAGACGCAGGCGATAATGTGTACAGTAATTACGAGCGTTTGCAAAGCTTTTTTCCTTTATTTTTTCACCTGGAATAAGGCAGATATTTAAGCCAGTGCGATCTGGCTGAAACTTTCCGCGTCCAAGCTCGCGCCTCCTACCAAGACTCCGTCCACATTGTCAAGTGCAATGATCTGGGCGCAGTTAGCAGGTTTTACGCTTCCGCCATACAAGATACGGATTTCACTAGCTTTTTCAGGAA
Coding sequences:
- the secG gene encoding preprotein translocase subunit SecG yields the protein MQTLVITVHIIACVFLIVFVLLQSGKEDMGVIFGGGSGSVFGSTGAGGVLAKITAFLAAIFLVTSLSYNYLSGNRIADESVMLEGDTIITPIEKKPAVTFEEPAKAEDAKETK